One genomic window of Saccharomyces cerevisiae S288C chromosome XII, complete sequence includes the following:
- the EMC6 gene encoding Emc6p (Member of conserved ER transmembrane complex; required for efficient folding of proteins in the ER; null mutant displays induction of the unfolded protein response; homologous to worm F33D4.7/EMC-6, fly CG11781, human TMEM93), producing the protein MSSNEEVFTQINATANVVDNKKRLLFVQDSSALVLGLVAGFLQIESVHGFIWFLILYNLINVIYIVWICQLQPGKFYQSPLHDIFFESFFREITGFVMAWTFGYALIG; encoded by the coding sequence ATGAGCTCAAATGAAGAGGTATTTACTCAGATAAACGCAACTGCGAATGTGGTTGATAATAAGAAGCGTTTACTTTTCGTGCAAGATAGCTCAGCACTTGTTCTAGGGCTTGTTGCAGGATTTTTGCAAATCGAGTCAGTCCATGGGTTTATTTGGTTCCTGATTCTGTACAACTTGATTAATGTCATTTACATTGTTTGGATCTGTCAACTTCAACCAGGAAAGTTCTACCAAAGCCCACTTcatgacatttttttcgaatCGTTTTTTAGAGAGATAACTGGTTTTGTCATGGCATGGACATTTGGATACGCCCTAATCGGATGA
- the PUF3 gene encoding mRNA-binding protein PUF3 (Protein of the mitochondrial outer surface; links the Arp2/3 complex with the mitochondria during anterograde mitochondrial movement; also binds to and promotes degradation of mRNAs for select nuclear-encoded mitochondrial proteins; translationally represses oxidative stress-linked genes; regulates CoQ biosynthesis), which translates to MEMNMDMDMDMELASIVSSLSALSHSNNNGGQAAAAGIVNGGAAGSQQIGGFRRSSFTTANEVDSEILLLHGSSESSPIFKKTALSVGTAPPFSTNSKKFFGNGGNYYQYRSTDTASLSSASYNNYHTHHTAANLGKNNKVNHLLGQYSASIAGPVYYNGNDNNNSGGEGFFEKFGKSLIDGTRELESQDRPDAVNTQSQFISKSVSNASLDTQNTFEQNVESDKNFNKLNRNTTNSGSLYHSSSNSGSSASLESENAHYPKRNIWNVANTPVFRPSNNPAAVGATNVALPNQQDGPANNNFPPYMNGFPPNQFHQGPHYQNFPNYLIGSPSNFISQMISVQIPANEDTEDSNGKKKKKANRPSSVSSPSSPPNNSPFPFAYPNPMMFMPPPPLSAPQQQQQQQQQQQQEDQQQQQQQENPYIYYPTPNPIPVKMPKDEKTFKKRNNKNHPANNSNNANKQANPYLENSIPTKNTSKKNASSKSNESTANNHKSHSHSHPHSQSLQQQQQTYHRSPLLEQLRNSSSDKNSNSNMSLKDIFGHSLEFCKDQHGSRFIQRELATSPASEKEVIFNEIRDDAIELSNDVFGNYVIQKFFEFGSKIQKNTLVDQFKGNMKQLSLQMYACRVIQKALEYIDSNQRIELVLELSDSVLQMIKDQNGNHVIQKAIETIPIEKLPFILSSLTGHIYHLSTHSYGCRVIQRLLEFGSSEDQESILNELKDFIPYLIQDQYGNYVIQYVLQQDQFTNKEMVDIKQEIIETVANNVVEYSKHKFASNVVEKSILYGSKNQKDLIISKILPRDKNHALNLEDDSPMILMIKDQFANYVIQKLVNVSEGEGKKLIVIAIRAYLDKLNKSNSLGNRHLASVEKLAALVENAEV; encoded by the coding sequence ATGGAAATGAACATGGATATGGATATGGATATGGAACTCGCATCCatagtttcttctttaagcGCCCTGTCCCATAGTAACAACAACGGCGGTCAGGCCGCCGCGGCCGGCATTGTGAACGGCGGTGCTGCTGGATCACAGCAAATTGGCGGCTTCAGAAGGTCGAGTTTCACCACGGCAAATGAAGTAGATTCAGAGATCTTGCTGCTTCACGGTTCCAGTGAATCTTCACCGATCTTCAAGAAAACCGCCCTATCAGTTGGTACTGCTCCGCCATTCTCCACGAACTcgaaaaagttttttggTAACGGCGGCAATTATTACCAGTACAGATCAACCGACACTGCCTCCCTGTCATCCGCATCGTACAATAACTATCATACTCATCATACTGCGGCTAATCTCGGGAAAAACAACAAGGTCAACCATCTTCTGGGCCAGTATTCAGCTTCCATTGCTGGTCCCGTTTACTACAATGGCAATGACAACAACAACTCTGGTGGGGAAGGGTTTTTTGAGAAGTTCGGAAAATCTTTGATTGACGGTACAAGGGAACTGGAATCTCAAGATAGACCCGACGCTGTCAATACTCAGTCCCAATTCATATCAAAAAGCGTCTCTAACGCCAGCTTAGACACACAGAATACTTTCGAGCAAAATGTCGAGTCTGACAAAAActtcaacaaattgaaTAGGAACACTACTAACAGTGGTTCGCTTTACCACTCCAGTTCAAATTCAGGCTCATCTGCGTCTTTAGAGTCCGAAAATGCTCATTACCCCAAGAGAAATATCTGGAACGTAGCCAACACACCAGTATTTAGACCTAGTAACAATCCAGCCGCTGTTGGGGCCACAAATGTCGCGCTTCCTAACCAACAAGATGGGCCTGCAAATAACAATTTCCCCCCCTACATGAACGGCTTCCCACCCAATCAGTTTCATCAGGGCCCTCATTACCAAAACTTCCCCAACTACTTGATCGGATCTCCTTCAAATTTCATCTCCCAGATGATTTCAGTACAGATTCCAGCAAATGAAGACACCGAAGACTCAAAtggtaagaaaaagaagaaggcaAACAGACcttcttctgtttcttcACCTTCGTCCCCTCCAAACAATTCTCCGTTCCCGTTTGCCTACCCCAACCCAATGATGTTTATGCCACCTCCACCACTCTCTGCTCCccagcaacaacagcaacagcaacaacaacaacaacaagaagaccaacaacagcaacagcaacaggAGAATCCTTATATTTACTACCCTACTCCAAATCCTATACCTGTCAAAATGCCCAAGGACGAAAAAACcttcaagaaaagaaataacaaGAATCATCCTGCAAATAACTCCAACAACGCCAACAAACAGGCAAATCCTTATCTAGAAAATTCTATACCCACAAAGAATACCTCTAAAAAGAATGCTTCTTCCAAATCTAATGAGTCAACGGCCAACAACCATAAATCTCACTCTCATTCTCATCCTCATTCTCAAAGTCtacagcaacagcagcaaaCGTATCATCGATCGCCGTTGTTAGAGCAACTAAGAAACAGTAGTTCTGACAAAAATTCAAACTCGAACATGTCACTAAAAGACATCTTTGGCCATTCCTTAGAGTTTTGCAAAGATCAACATGGTTCACGGTTCATTCAGCGCGAGTTGGCCACCTCACCAGCCTCAGAAAAGGAGGTCatattcaatgaaattCGCGATGACGCCATTGAGCTTTCGAACGATGTATTTGGTAATTACGTCATTCAGaagttttttgaatttggtagcaaaattcaaaaaaatactttggTTGATCAATTTAAAGGTAACATGAAACAGTTATCTCTACAAATGTACGCATGTCGTGTAATTCAAAAGGCGTTAGAATATATTGATTCCAATCAAAGAATTGAGTTAGTCCTGGAATTATCTGACTCCGTTTTGCAAATGATCAAAGATCAGAACGGTAATCACGTAATTCAAAAGGCCATCGAAACAATTCCTATCGAAAAATTACCTTTTATCTTAAGTTCTTTAACTGGCCACATTTACCATCTATCTACCCACTCCTACGGCTGTAGGGTCATTCAAAGATTGTTAGAATTTGGTTCGAGCGAAGATCAGGAAAGCATTTTAAACGAATTGAAAGATTTCATACCATATCTAATTCAAGACCAATATGGTAACTATGTCATTCAATATGTTTTGCAACAAGATCAGTTCACCAATAAGGAAATGGTCGATATCAAACAGGAAATCATAGAAACTGTGGCCAATAATGTTGTCGAATACTCTAAACATAAATTTGCCTCCAACGTGGTCGAAAAATCTATTCTTTATGGCTCTAAAAATCAGAAGGATTTAATAATTTCTAAGATTTTACCAAGAGACAAAAATCATGCTTTGAATCTGGAAGACGATTCTCCAATGATTTTAATGATCAAGGATCAATTTGCCAACTATGTGATTCAAAAATTAGTTAATGTCTCTGAGGGTGAGGGTAAGAAATTGATCGTCATTGCCATTAGAGCATATTTGGATAAACTAAACAAATCTAACTCCCTAGGAAATAGACATTTAGCCAGTGTTGAGAAACTTGCAGCATTGGTTGAAAATGCGGAGGTGTGA
- the YEH1 gene encoding sterol esterase (Steryl ester hydrolase; one of three gene products (Yeh1p, Yeh2p, Tgl1p) responsible for steryl ester hydrolase activity and involved in sterol homeostasis; localized to lipid particle membranes; YEH1 has a paralog, YEH2, that arose from the whole genome duplication): protein MGVSAVLKRARNLLATFIVCCFMAVVLVLALAHHFINEHRDTRSSSTQIEVDDESKRNVHHDHVLTRTNAYATPYLDLEHDKKNGIVYDHTRTVVRKKNHEVGSSSLHKNLFHKFLTKLIFRFIEKEKVTEGVTQGKFNNSSNEIANHEPVFEKIPVQCDNPLQNLILSEDLTLVADLNYYFNQYNIQIEEFRLETEDGFVIDLWHLIPKYRTTDSDKKKRPPILMLHGLLQSSGSFASNGRKSLAYFLYQSGYDIWLGNNRCGFRPEWNEAKVPTLASRWDWDLREMVKYDLTLLIDTVLAKTQFEKLTLISHSQGTTQGFMGLVNEDKFFPPGSGSKESFFTSKIANYIALAPAVYPGPLLNEKLFVKLMTKEIENPWFFGETSFFEIMMIVRNLCVGESLFSFVCYTIFNYLFDWNDTLWDTALRDRHFLFSPVHVSVKLMQWWLSPDPNKVSFKFGSHKMFPDNVKWFSDASKAPNIYLFVPKQDRLVDGERLINHFVNVESNVNYKIWYIDEYAHIDVLWAHDVIERIGKPILQNLNNYYSKKPSSAFESDCSDTEVETELEMVAEKA, encoded by the coding sequence ATGGGTGTTTCTGCGGTGTTGAAAAGAGCTAGGAATTTACTAGCAACGTTCATAGTCTGCTGTTTTATGGCAGTAGTGCTTGTTCTGGCGCTGGCACACCATTTTATAAATGAGCACAGAGACACTAGGAGTTCATCGACCCAAATCGAAGTTGATGACGAAAGTAAAAGAAACGTACACCATGACCATGTTCTCACTAGAACCAATGCATACGCGACGCCATACCTCGATCTGGAACATGACAAGAAAAACGGTATCGTCTACGATCATACAAGAACGGTTGTCCGTAAAAAGAACCACGAAGTGGGGTCCTCGTCACTGCATAAAAACCTTTTTCacaaatttttgacaaaGCTTATTTTTAGGTTTATCgagaaggaaaaagttACCGAAGGCGTAACGCAAGGAAAGTTCAATAATAGTAGCAATGAAATTGCCAATCATGAACcggtttttgaaaaaattcctgTACAGTGCGACAATCCATTACAGAATCTAATCTTATCGGAAGACTTGACATTAGTTGCGGATCttaattattattttaacCAGTACAATATTCAAATAGAGGAATTTAGATTGGAGACCGAAGATGGGTTTGTTATAGATTTGTGGCACTTGATACCAAAATATAGAACGACAGATTCtgacaagaagaagaggcCACCCATTTTGATGCTACATGGCCTTTTGCAAAGCAGTGGTTCGTTCGCATCCAATGGTAGAAAATCTCTGGCATATTTTCTGTATCAATCCGGTTACGACATATGGTTAGGGAATAACAGATGCGGGTTTAGGCCGGAATGGAACGAAGCGAAAGTACCGACACTAGCTTCCAGGTGGGACTGGGACCTTCGCGAGATGGTTAAGTACGATCTGACCCTTTTGATTGATACCGTGTTAGCTAAGACGCAGTTTGAAAAGCTTACTTTGATCTCGCATTCTCAGGGCACTACACAGGGGTTTATGGGCTTGGTCAACGAAGATAAGTTTTTCCCTCCCGGTTCGGGATCTAAAGAATCTTTTTTCACTTCTAAGATCGCAAACTATATTGCCTTGGCCCCCGCAGTGTATCCTGGTCCCTTACTTAACGAGAAATTGTTTGTTAAGCTTATGACAAAGGAAATCGAAAATCCCTGGTTCTTTGGTGAAACGAGCTTTTTTGAGATAATGATGATTGTAAGAAACTTGTGCGTTGGTGAGAGCTTGTTCTCCTTTGTTTGTTACACCATCTTCAATTACCTGTTTGATTGGAACGATACCCTTTGGGATACCGCATTAAGAGATCGCCATTTCCTGTTTTCGCCAGTCCATGTTTCAGTGAAGTTGATGCAATGGTGGCTGTCACCCGACCCCAACAAGGTAAGTTTTAAATTTGGTTCCCATAAGATGTTCCCCGACAATGTTAAGTGGTTTTCAGACGCATCAAAGGCCCCAAATATCTACTTGTTTGTTCCAAAGCAAGATAGATTGGTGGACGGAGAAAGACTAATCAATCATTTCGTCAATGTGGAGTCGAATGTCAACTACAAGATCTGGTACATTGATGAGTATGCCCATATTGATGTCCTATGGGCACATGATGTCATAGAGAGAATTGGTAAACCAATTTTACAGAATTTGAACAACTATTACTCCAAGAAGCCATCCAGCGCCTTTGAAAGTGATTGTTCGGACACAGAGGTGGAAACGGAGCTGGAAATGGTTGCTGAGAAGGCTTGA
- the SOF1 gene encoding rRNA-processing protein SOF1 (Protein required for biogenesis of 40S (small) ribosomal subunit; has similarity to the beta subunit of trimeric G-proteins and the splicing factor Prp4p; essential gene), with product MKIKTIKRSADDYVPVKSTQESQMPRNLNPELHPFERAREYTKALNATKLERMFAKPFVGQLGYGHRDGVYAIAKNYGSLNKLATGSADGVIKYWNMSTREEFVSFKAHYGLVTGLCVTQPRFHDKKPDLKSQNFMLSCSDDKTVKLWSINVDDYSNKNSSDNDSVTNEEGLIRTFDGESAFQGIDSHRENSTFATGGAKIHLWDVNRLKPVSDLSWGADNITSLKFNQNETDILASTGSDNSIVLYDLRTNSPTQKIVQTMRTNAICWNPMEAFNFVTANEDHNAYYYDMRNLSRSLNVFKDHVSAVMDVDFSPTGDEIVTGSYDKSIRIYKTNHGHSREIYHTKRMQHVFQVKYSMDSKYIISGSDDGNVRLWRSKAWERSNVKTTREKNKLEYDEKLKERFRHMPEIKRISRHRHVPQVIKKAQEIKNIELSSIKRREANERRTRKDMPYISERKKQIVGTVHKYEDSGRDRKRRKEDDKRDTQEK from the coding sequence ATGAAGATTAAGACCATTAAAAGAAGTGCTGATGACTATGTCCCTGTTAAAAGTACGCAGGAATCTCAAATGCCCAGGAATTTGAACCCTGAATTGCATCCTTTTGAAAGGGCACGTGAATATACTAAAGCTTTGAATGCCACcaaattggaaagaatgTTTGCTAAACCCTTTGTGGGTCAGTTAGGATACGGTCATAGAGATGGTGTTTATGCTATTGCCAAAAATTATGGTAGTCTGAATAAATTGGCTACTGGTTCTGCAGATGGTGTGATTAAATACTGGAACATGTCTACTAGAGAAGAATTTGTTTCCTTTAAGGCGCATTATGGACTCGTTACTGGTCTTTGTGTGACACAGCCTCGTTTTCATGACAAGAAGCCAGATTTGAAGAGCCAAAATTTTATGTTATCTTGCAGTGATGACAAAACTGTCAAGCTATGGTCAATAAATGTTGATGATTACTCCAATAAAAACTCCAGTGATAACGACTCCGTTACTAACGAGGAAGGTTTGATTCGTACTTTTGACGGTGAATCTGCATTTCAAGGTATCGATTCGCACAGAGAAAACTCCACGTTTGCCACAGGTGGGGCCAAGATCCATCTTTGGGACGTTAACAGATTGAAGCCAGTTTCCGATCTATCATGGGGAGCAGACAACATTACTAGTTTAAAATTCAATCAAAATGAAACAGATATCTTGGCCAGTACTGGTAGTGATAATTCTATTGTTCTTTACGACTTGAGAACCAACTCCCCCACACAAAAGATTGTTCAAACAATGAGGACGAATGCTATTTGCTGGAATCCAATGGAGGCCTTCAACTTTGTAACTGCCAATGAAGATCATAACGCCTACTATTATGATATGAGGAATTTATCACGTTCATTGAATGTATTCAAAGATCACGTCAGCGCAGTAATGGATGTTGACTTTTCTCCTACGGGGGATGAGATTGTTACTGGTTCGTACGATAAGAGTATCAGAATATATAAGACGAATCACGGACATTCGAGAGAAATTTATCATACGAAGAGAATGCAGCATGTTTTCCAGGTTAAATATTCCATGGATTCTAAATATATTATCAGTGGATCTGATGATGGGAATGTTAGGCTATGGAGAAGTAAAGCTTGGGAGAGGTCTAATGTCAAAACTACTCgtgaaaagaataaattaGAATATGacgaaaaattaaaagaaagatttaGACATATGCCGGAGATCAAAAGAATCAGTAGACATAGACACGTGCCACAAGTCATCAAAAAGGCTCAGGAAATTAAGAACATTGAGTTGAGTTCTATTAAGAGAAGAGAAGCTAATGAAAGGCGTACTAGAAAGGATATGCCATACATTTCCGaaaggaagaaacaaaTCGTTGGTACCGTGCACAAATATGAAGATTCAGGAAGAGAtaggaaaagaagaaaggaagATGACAAACGTGATACTCAAGAAAAGTAG